One Mycolicibacterium fallax genomic window, GCATGATCGACGGGCCGTTGAGCGCGCCCTCCTCGCCGCCGGAGATGCCGGCACCGACGAAGTGCAGGCCGCGTTCCCGGATCGCCTTCTCCCGGCGGATGGTGTCGGTGAACAGCGAGTTGCCGCCGTCGATGATGATGTCGCCGGGCTCCATCGCGTCGGCGAGCTCATCGATGACCGCGTCGGTGGCCGCGCCGGCCTTGACCATGATCAGCACCCGGCGCGGGCGCTCCAGCGCGTCGAGGAACTCCGCGATGGTCTCGCTGCGCACGAAGGAGCCCTCGTCACCGTGCTCGGCCAGCAGCGCGTCGGTCTTGGCGATCGAGCGGTTGTGCAGCGCGACGGTGTAGCCGTGCCGGGCGAAGTTGCGGGCGATGTTGGAGCCCATCACCGCCAGGCCAGTGACGCCGATCTGGGCGGTTCCGGTGCGGCTGGTGCTCTCGGGTGCGGTCATCGGGCGCCTTTCGGGATTCGGTTGTGATTGGTGTTCGGTCAGTGGGACAGCAGGCGGTGCAGTTCGGTGAGCCAGGGGATGGCCACCGCCAGCGTCGGGACGACGAGGACCGCGACGGCGGCGGCGTAGGCGGCCGCGCACAGCAGCGGGCTGTTGGGGTCGCCGGCCAGCCGTTGCACGCGCAGCACGGTGTGCGGTCCGCCGGCGGCCAGCGCGCCCGACGGCCGCGGCCCGGCGGCGCAGGCGACCAGCGCGCGGGCCAGCGGGGTGGGGCCGGCGGCGCGCACCGCGGCGTCGTCGGCGAGCAGTTCGACAAGCAGCCGCACCGAGTCCAGCGCACTGGCGCTGCGGACGAATCGGGGGAACGCGGCGTGCACCGCGGTGAATGCCTCGAGCACCAGGTCGTGGCGGGCGCGCAGGTGGGCGCGTTCGTGGCTGAGGATCGCGGCCATCTCCGAGTCGTTGAGGGTGGCCAGGGTGCCCTCGGAGACCACCACCCGGCTGCGCACGCCGGGCAGGCAGTAGGCCAGCGGTTGGTGCACGTCCAGGATGCGCAGGCCGCCGCGGCTGACCCCGAGCAGATCGACCAGCATCCGGTGCCGGGCGCGGCGGCGCCGGGTGCCGATGGCGACCCGCACGACGGCGACGGCCAGCCGCGCGCCGACCAGCAGGGTCAGGCCAAGGGCGCCGACGTGCAGCAGCCAGGACGCCCAGCCGAGCCGGTTCAGCGCGTCGAGCAGGTCACGGCCCGGCAGCCCGTCCGGGCCGGGCAGGTACAGCGCGGAGGCGATGGCCAGGCCGGCGCTGAACGCCGACAGCACGGCGGCGATGGCGATCGACTGCCAGAGCACCACTGCGGCGCGCGGCGCCCGCAGCGGCCAACTGGCCCGGGCCAGCAGCGCAGGCACCGGCCCCGCCAGCAGCACGGCGAGGAGGGCGAAGGCCAGGGCGGACACGCCGCATAGTCTCCCTCAGCCGGTGGCGACTTCGCCAGCCGACCTCGTGGTGCCGTGTTTGGCCTCCAGTTCGGCCAGGGCGCGGCGCAGGGTGTCGGCCTCGTCGATACCGACGCGTTCGACGAAGTGCATCAGGGCGGCCTGCCTGCTGCCGGTGTCGGCGGCCTGATCCAGTGCGTCGACCATCAGACCGGCGACCAGCACGTCCCGGCCGTGCGAGGGGGCGTAGCGATGCGCGCGATCGTCCCGGTGCTGGACGACGAGGTTTTTCCGGGCCAGCCGCTGCAGCACGGTCATCACGGTGGTGTAGGCCAGCTCACGCTGTGCGGTCAGAGCCTCGTGCACCTGACGGACCGTCTGCGGTTCGGTCGCGGACCAGAGGTGGTCCATGACCGCCTGCTCGAGGTCCCCCAATCGGGCCATTCTGCTCATGATTCGTTCATCTCCCACGCGATCTTCACAGCGTACCCGTGATTACTACGGTCGGTCGTATCGAGTTTTCGCACCTGCTGCGCGGCCTCGCGGTCATCGGTAACAACGCAGCTCAACGCACTTTCGGCAGCGATCGGGGATGTGAAGGTAATCACAGCACCCGGTCGGTCGCACTCCGCCGATCCTATGGTTAGGTTTCCCTATCCTAATCAGGAGGTGTCATGACCGTCGTCATCGAGGACCCGCTGATCGCCGCGATGGCGATCCACCAGGAGCTGCCGCTGCACGATTCGGCGCGACGCCTGCGCGCGCTGTATCCCGAGTGTCCCCGGGTCTACGGCGTCGCGGTGATGGGAGACGTGTCGCGGCGACGCTGGTGGCCGCTGGAGGAGGCGCTGACCCGGGGCCGGCTGGCGGAGATGTTCGAGCTCACCGCCGCCGAGATCGGCAACCCGGCCGTCGCCGCGCAGCAGCTCGCGGCCAGCCTGGCGCACGCCGTCATCGGCCGGGTGGTCGCGCTGGTGGTGCTGGAGGGCCGGGCCTGGGACGCCGGACTGGAGAACCTGTGGGTGCACGTCGACTCCGAGGGGGCCATCGACTGGCTCGGCGTCGTCGACCCGACCGTGCGGACGCTGCCCGGCGATCCCGACGTCGGGGCCGCCGGGACGCTGGAGCTGCCGAGCGAGGCCGCGCTGGCGACCTGGATCGCGCATCGCTGCCACCGCTCGCTGGCGCCGCTGTTCGCCGAACTGCACCGGGTCAGTGCGGCGGCGGTCGACGTGGCGGCGATGTGGCACGCCGTCGGCACGGCCGTGGTGGTCGCCGCGACGCAGGCGCCGCTGCTGGCGGGGTTCAGCGAAACCGTCGGCATGCGGCGGGGCCAGGCGGTGCTCGATGCCCTGGCCGGATTCGGACTTCCGGTGCGGGGCCGGACGGTTTCCCGGGTACCCCTTGCAACGTTAGGGCAGGCTTGCCTACAATGAATGGGTGAGGCTAACGGACCGAGCCGGAGTCCTGAGGGCTGCAGGACCGCCGGTCCACTCCGAAGGTTGGGGCCCCGCGCCGAAAGGCGCGGGGCCCCAACTGTCTTCACCGGGCGCGCTGTCTTCGCCGGGCCGGTGCGCTCACGGCCGGGCAACGGTGTAGACACGACGGGGTGGAAACCAATTCGTCCCCGGTGCCGCCCGAGCTCTCGGCGCCCTTCGACAGCGAACTCGGCCTGGTCTACACCGAGGTGACCCCGGACGGCAGCAAGGCCGAACTGAGCGTCAAGCCGACGCTGCTGCAGCCGGCCGGCATCGTGCACGGCGGGGTGTACTGCGGGATCATCGAATCGCTGGCCAGTGTGTCGGCCTACTCCTGGCTGCTGGAGCACGGCGGCGGCACCGTCGTCGGGGTCAACAACAACACCGACTTCCTGCGGGCGATCACCGCCGGCACCGTGTACGCGGCCTCCGAGCCGATTCACCGCGGCCGTCGCCAACAACTGTGGCTGGTCACCATCCGCGACGCCGACGACCGCATCGTCGCCCGCGGGCAGGTCCGGCTGCAGAACCTGCCGGCCGAACCCGCCTAACCGGCTTTGTCGGCCTGTTCGGCCTTCTCAGCCTTTTCGGCTTCGACGGCGGCGATCTCTTCGAGCTGATCGATCAGGGTGCGGGCGTACGCCTGCTGCTCGGTGATGGTCAGCTGGCCGCGGCCCGGCGACAGGAACGACCGAGCCCAGGACAGCAGGGTGATCAGCTTGGTCTGGAAGCCGACCAGGTAGATCAGGTGCAGGAACAGCCAGGCCAGCCAGGCCAGGTAGCCGCCGAATTCCAGCTTGCCGACCTGGGCGACCGCCGAGTGCTTGGACACCGCGGCCATCGAGCCCTTGTTGAAGTACTTGAATGGGGTCCGGCTGGCCCGATCGGCGCCCTTGAGCTCGGCCTTGATCAGGTTCGCCGCGTACCGGCCGCCCTGGATCGCGCCCTGCGCCTGGCCCGGAACCCCCTCGACCGAGGCCATGTCGCCGACCACCCAGACGTTCGGGTGCCCGGGGATGGTCAGGTCGGGCAGCACCTTGACCCGGCCGGCCCGGTCGATCTCGGTGTCCGACTGGCGGGCCAGGTCGGCGCCCAGCGGACTGGCGGCCACACCGGCCGACCACACCTTCGTCGCGGCCTCGATCCGCTTGGTGGTCCCGTCCTGGTACTTGACCATCAGGCCGTTGCGGTCGACGTCGGTGACCATCGCGTTGAGCTGGATCTCCACGCCCATCTTCTCCAGCCGGCGCTGCGCCTTGCCGCCGAGCTTGGCGCCCATCGGGGGCAGCACCAGCCCGGCGCCTTCGATCAGGATGACCCGGGCCTGGGCGGGATCGATGTGGCGGAACGCGCCCTTGAGGGTGTGCTCGGCCAGCTCGGCGATCTGGCCGGCCATCTCCACCCCGGTGGGGCCGGCGCCGACCACGACGAAGGTCAGCAGCTTCTCCCGGCGCACCGGGTCCGACGACCGTTCGGCCTGCTCAAAGGCGCCCAGGATGCGTCCGCGCAACTCCAGCGCGTCGTCGATGGTCTTCATGCCCGGCGCCCACTCGGCGAACTGATCGTTGCCGAAATACGACTGGCCGGCGCCGGCGGCGATGATCAGGCTGTCGTACGGGGTGCGGTAGGTGTGGCCCAGCAGCACCGAGTCGACGGTCTGATTGGCCAGGTCGACGTGGGTGACCTCGCCGAGCACCACCTGCGCGTTGCGCTGCCTGCGCAGGATGATCCGGGTGGGCGGGGCGATCTCGCCCTCGGACAGGATGCCGGTGGCGACCTGATACAGCAGCGGCTGGAACAGGTGATGGGTGGTCTTGGCGACCAGCTTGATGTCGACATTGGCGCGTTTGAGCTTCTGCGCGGCGGTCAGGCCACCGAAGCCCGAGCCGATGATGACGACCTTGTGTTTGTCCGATGGTGTGGTGCCGGGATGGCTCACCTTTAGGCTCCTCGAAACCGCGTTGTGGATCGACCGTTTCACCCTAGCCGCCGCCGGTCACGGCGACCCGATGAAGGCCCGATCGCGCGGGTGCAGGGTCGGGCCGGCTCAACCGAAGTGCGCCGGCACCCCGTTGCTGACGTGCAGCGTCTGACCGGTGATGTGCCGGGCCGACGGGCTGCTCAGGAAGATCGCCAGCCGGGCGATCTCGGCGGCGACGGTCGGCTGCGGCGCCGACAGGCCGTCGTACCCGGGCTCCACGGTGCGCCCGGCGGCGACGACGTTGATGGTGATCCCGCGGGTGCCGAAGTGCTCGGCCTGCCCGGCGGTCCAATCCGAGAGCGCGGCCTTGACCGCCGCGGGGACACTGCCGTCCTGCACATGCGCGGGGACGACGGAGATGATCGCGCCGCCGGAGCGCAGGTGATCACCGATGGTCTGCAGGGTGAGCACCGGGGCAAGCACGGTGGCGTCGAGGGCCTCGTGCCAGGCGGCCGAGCGCTGCGCGAGGCTGTAGGTGCGCGGGTCGCCGGCGGGCTGCCGGGGCGCGGGCACGTTGACGATGGTGTCGAGGTGGTGCGGGAACCGCGTCCGCGCCTCGGCGAGGCTGGCCGGATCGGTGCTGTCACACACCACATAGGCCAGGTCGAGTTCCTTCGCGGCGATCTCCAACTCGTCGCGTCGGGCACCCGAAATCACCACGTTGTGGCCGGCGTCGCGGAAACCGGCCGCGACGGCGCGGCCCAGGTCGGTGTCGGCACCGGTGACGAGAACTTCTGTCGTCATGCGCGCTGGCCTCCTCGGCGGTTGAGACGCGGTCGGATACATGTTACTGGACGGTAGCTACAGAACGGAAACCGTTCGCGCGTGTTCGGCCGATCGGCGGCGCCGGACAACGACGCGGTGGGCCCCGCGACACCCCGGAGCCGCCGGTGCGCGACTTCACTTGCGTCACGCCCGCGACACGGTAGGTTCGACGGCATGTCTTTGCCAGACCCCATGAACGCCCGCCGGACCGGCCGGTTCAGGTCAGTCACGATGGCCGCGATCGCCGGCGCCGGGGCCGTTTGCCTCATGCTGCCCCCATCGGTGGCCTACGCCGACCCCGTGCCAGCCCCGCCCGCTCCGGCGCCCGCCGAACCGGCCCCGGCGCCTCCGCCGGCCGATCCGAATGCGCCGCCGGCCCCGCCGGCGGACCCGAACGCGCCGCCGGCCCCGCCGGCGGACCCGAACGCGCCGCCGGCACCGCCGGCGGACCCGAATGCGCCGCCGGCCCCGCCGGCCGATCCGAACGCGCCGCCGGCACCGCCTGCCGATCCGACGCTCGATGATCCGGCGCGGGTGAAGAATGCGGAGGGCTCGTTCAGCTTCCTGCCGCCGCCGGGATGGGTGGTCGGTGACGCCAGCCGGCTCAACTACGGCCAGGTGCTGCTGACCAAGGAAGTTCCGCCGCCGCTGCCGGGCCAGCCCGCGCCGCCCCCGGCCAACGACACCAGCATCCTGCTGGGCCGGCTGGACCTGAAGCTGTTCGCCGGCGCCGAGCCGGACAACGCCAAGGCCGCCGTGCGACTGGCCTCGGACATGGGCGAGTTCTTCATGCCCTTCCCGGGCACCCGGATCAACCAGTCCTCCAGCCCGCTGGATGCCGGCGGCATGAAGGGCAGTGCGTCGTACTACGAGGTGAAGTTCACCGACACCACCAAGCCCGACGGCCAGATCTGGGCCGGCGTGGTCGGCGACGCCGGCGCGAGCGCGCCGCGCGGGCAGCGCAACGAGCGGTGGTTCGTAGTGTGGCTGGGCACCGGCAAGGACCCGGTCGACAAGGTCGCCGCCGACGCACTGGCGAATTCGATCCGGCCCTGGGCGCCCCCGCCCCCGCCGCCGGCGGACCCGAACGCTCCGGTCGACCCGAACGCGCCCGCACCCGGCGCACCCGGCCACCCGGGCGTCGGCGTGCCGGTGCCGGTGGAGAACCCGGACCCGGCCATGCTGCCCCCGGCCTGATTCGACGAGCGGCGTTTTTCCGCGAGGAGAGATCAGGCCGAACGGCAGGGCCTGATTCGACGAGCGGCGTTTTTCCGCGAGGAGAGATCAGGCCGAACGGCAGGGCCTGATTCGACGAGCGGCGTTTTTCCGCGAGGAAGAGATCAGGCCGAACGGCAGGGCCTGATTCGACGAGCGGCACACCCCGGTCCCACTGCGGACCGGGGTGTTTTGCTGTCTGCGAACTGGGCACCGCACCGTGGCGCAATCGCAATCCGAGGTTTATCGGGCCGGGCTACGGTGGAATACCCGTAGGACAACGAAGGGTGATTGCGATGATCTGGGACATCGTCTTGTTGATTCTGCTCGGCCTGATCTGTGGCGGCATCGCCCGGTTGATCGTGCCCGGCAAGGAGAGCTTCGGCTGGATCGTGACGGCCCTGCTCGGCATCGCCGGGGGCTACGTCGGCGGCACGCTGGGCAGCCTGGTGTTCGCGCCGCACCAGTTCGACTTCCGGCCGCCGATCGAGCACTCCTTCATCGGCGGCGTGATCGGTGCGGTCATCCTGCTCTGGGTGTACAAGAAGGTTGCCACCCGGTAGCGGAGCCGTTCAGCAGATCGGGGCGCCGTCGAGCCGCTCGACCACCTCGGACAGCGGCCGGCGCGGCGACGCGGGCAGCGGATCGGCGTTGATCGGCGCCCAGCCGATCCGCAGCAGCATCTGCGGGTAGCTGTCGCCGCCGAGCACCGTCTGCCGGACCATCTCGCGGGTGTCCGGCAACTCCAGCGGATCGGTGAGCGGGCAGCTGGCCAGCCCGAGCGCCGTCGCGGTCAGCAGCACCACCCCGGTCGCCTCGCCGGCCCGCAGCACGGTCAACGGGTCATCGGCCACCGTGCCCAGCGCCACCGCCAGGCCGGCGTCCGCGCGGGTGTTGGCCCCGGCGGGCTGCGCCAGGCCGGGATTGGCGAAGATCCTGGCCGGGAACACGGCGGCGTCGTCCACCGGCGGGATGTTGCGCGACGGGACCCCGGATTCGAACCCGGCGCGGCCGCTCCACTGCGCCAGCTCCGCGAGATAGTCGGCGTCGTCGGTGCGCCGTCGCGCAGCGACCGTCAGCGCATGACTGACCTGCGCGGATTTCACCCGGCGCAGGCTCACACCGTGGCGCGCGGCACGCGAGGCCATCAGTGCGATGTCGCCGCCGGGCACCGGCCAGGAGCTGTAGATCCGGCGATCGGTGCGCCGCCGGGGGATGGCCGCGGCCAGCGCGATGTCCTGCTCGCTGCCGCCGCGCCCGCAGATCTCGACACTGGCCAGATGGTCGGGATCCGACGGGTTGGGCAGCCGATGAACGTGGGTCTGCCAGCCCAGTGCCGCCAGCCCCACGGTCAGGTGCTGCAGCGCGATGCCGCAACTCAGCAGCAGGTCGTGGCGCGTCGGGTCGGTGTGCGGCAGGTGTCGCTCGGAGTCCGCGTACAGCTGCACCGATTCGGCGCCGACCCGCCATCGCCAGGGTTGCGAATTGTGGATCGACGGCGCCCGAACCGCCAGCGACAGGGCGGCGTGAACGGTGTCCTCGTCGGGCAGCTCGAGGGTCATACTCGACACCCTCGCATCGAACGGGCCGCCGGTGGACGCGCAAAGGACCCTTTCGGCGGTGGCATTGGTCACTTCCGGTCGGCGACGCGGACCGGGCCGCGGGGTGACAATGACAGGGTGGCAGCCGCCGAGATGAACGCCTGGCAGGTGGTGCGGCCGGGACCGATGCGCACCCACCCGCTGGAACGACGGCGGGTACCCGTGCCGCGGCCGGGTCCCGGCGAACTGCTGGTCGCGGTGCGGGCCTGCGGGGTGTGCCGCACCGACCTGCACGTCGGCGAGGGGGACCTGCCGGTACACCGCCAAAACGTGATCCCCGGCCACGAGGTGGTCGGTGAGGTCCTCGACTGCGGGCCCGGCGCCGCGGGGGAGTTCGCGGTCGGGGACCGGGTCGGCATCGCCTGGTTGCGGCACACCTGCGGGACCTGCCGCTATTGCCGCCGCGGCGCGGAGAACCTGTGCCCGGACTCCCGCTACACGGGTTGGGACGCCGACGGCGGGTACGCCGACTACACCACGGTGCCCGCCGCGTTCGCCCATCCGCTGCCGGCCGGGTACACCGACGCCGAGCTGGCGCCGCTGTTGTGCGCGGGCATCATCGGCTACCGGGCGCTGGCCCGGGCCGAGCTGCCCGAGGGCGGCCGGCTGGGTCTCTACGGCTTCGGCGGCAGCGCGCACCTGACCGCGCAGGTCGCGCTGGCCCGCGGCGCCGAGGTGCACGTGATGACCCGCGGCGCGGCGGCCCGGGAACTCGCGCTGGGCCTGGGGGTGACCTCGGTGCAGGGATCGGCCGACCGGCCGCCGGTGCCGCTGGACGCCGCGATCCTGTTCGCCCCGGTCGGTGAGCTGGTGCTGCCGGCCGCCGAAGCGCTCGACCGGGGCGGCACACTGTCGATCGCGGGTATCCACCTCTCCGACATTCCGGCGCTGAACTATCAGCGGCACCTGTTTCAGGAGCGCCAGATCCGGTCGGTCACCTCGAACACCCGCGCCGACGCCCGGGCGTTCCTGCGGTTCGCCGGCGAGCACCGGATGCAGGTCAGCACGCCGGAGTATCCGATGTCGCGGGCCGACGAGGCGCTGACCGATCTGGCGGCGGGGCGGATCGCCGGGGCGGCGGTGCTGATCAACGCAGCGGCGTCGAGCGGGTTGGCGTCGAGCGGGTTGGCGTCGAGCGGCTAGCTGGAGGCGTGCCAGACCAGCGCGGCGGCCAGCGCACCGATGCCGTTGAGCGACCAGTGCAGCGCGATCGGCGCGAGCAGGCTGCCGCTGCGGCGGCGCAGCCAGGTGAAGACGAAACCGGCGGCGGCGGTCGCGATGACGGCCCCGACGATGCCGGCCAGCACACCGAACAACCCGCCGCCGAGGATTCGGCTGAACCCGATATTGCCGGCGGTCAGGCCCAGTGAGCTGGCGATGTGCCAGAAGCCGAACAGCAGCGATCCGACGGCCAGCACGCCGCGGAAGCCCCAGGCCCGGGCCAGCGCGCCGTGCAGCACGCCGCGAAAGGCCAGTTCCTCGGGGATGACGGTCTGCAGCGGGATGATCAGCATGGAGGCGATCAGCGCGCCCGAGAGCGTCGCGTAGTGGTCGTTCAGGAACATCGGCCGGGTCCAGGGCAGCAGCGCGCCGATCGCGACGACCGTTGCGACCAGGGCGAAGGCGCCGAGCCCGTAGAGAATCCCGGAGCGCCAGGAGTCGCGGCCGAGCCCGAGTTCGGACCAGCCCAGACCGCGCGAGCGCACCAGCATCAGCAGCCCCACGGCCGCGGCCGGGACGGTCACGATGTTCGCCCACGGAGTGGTGAAGTGCGCGATCAGATTGGTCAGCGCGAGCACCACCACCACGACGGCGATGTCGACGTAGATGTGCGCGTGCTGCAGGGCGGTCAGCGCCGAGGCCAGCGGATGGTGAAACGACGGATGCGGGGCCGGCGCGCCGTCAGACAGCGGCACGGCGGCGTTCGAATCGATCGTCGTCACCGGAAAATCATAGCGGATTTCACCGTCAGTGCAGGTCAAGAGATCTTTATCACGGACAAACCTGGTCAGAAGTGACACAAGTTGCAGTTTGGCTACTGTGTGCTGGTGACACTGGATCCCCGCACCCCGGTCCTGGTCGGCTACGGCCAGATCAATCAGCACGACGATCCGGCCACCGCGCCCGGCGAACCCGTCGAGTTGATGGCCCGGGCCGCCCGCCGGGCGGCCGACGACGCGGTGCTGGCCGCCGTCGACACCGTCGCGGTGGTGAACCTGCTGTCCTGGAAGTACCGCGACCCGGGGCTGCTGCTGGCCGAGAAGATCGGCGCGCGACCGGCCCGCACCGGCTACACCGGTGTCGGCGGCAACATGCCGCAGACCCTGGTCAACCGGGCTTGCCGGGACATCCTGGCCGGGCGAGCCGAGGTGGTGTTGCTGGCCGGCGGGGAGACCTGGCGCACCAACAAGCGGCTCAAGGCCACCGGCGCCGAGCCGCCGTGGACCGTGCAGGACGAGGCGGTGCCGCAGGCCGAGGTGGTCGCCGAGGGTGCCGAACTGGCCGGCCCGGCCCAGTTGCGGGTGCACCTGCTGCTGCCCTCGCATGTCTACCCGCTGTTCGAGCAGGCAATCCGGGTGACCGCGGGCACGGCTCCCGAGCAGCACCGGGCCCGGCTCGGCGGCCTGTGGCAGCGCTTCAACGCCGTCGCGCAGCACAACCCGCACGCCTGGAATCGCCGTGCGGTCGGCGCCGAGGAGATCTGGCGGGACGGCCCGGACAATCGGATGATCAGCTGGCCCTACACCAAGCTGATGAACTCCAACAACATGGTCGACCAGGGCGCGGCGCTGGTGCTGACCTCGGTGCGGCGCGCCGGTGAGCTGGGCATCCCGCGGGACACCTGGGTATTCCCCTGGTCGGGCACCGATGCCCACGACACCTACGACATCGCCGAGCGCGCCGCCTTTGACCGTTCCCCGGCAATCCGGATTGCCGGGGAACGGGCGCTGGCGCTGGCCGGACTGGGCGTCGACGACATCGATCTGGTCGACGTCTACTCCTGCTTCCCGTCGGCGGTCCAGATCGCCGCGGCCGAACTGGGCCTGGCCGTCGACGACGACGCCCGGCCGCTGACGGTGACCGGCGGGCTGACCTTCGCCGGCGGGCCGTGGAACAACTACGTGATGCACTCCATTGCGACGATGGCCGAGCGGCTGGCCGCCGGGGCCGGTGCCCGCGGGTTGATCACCGCCAATGGCGGTTACCTGACCAAGCACGCGTTCGGCGTCTACGGCACCGAACCGCCGCCGGACGGATTCCGCTGGGCCGACGTGCAGGACGAGGTCGACCGCGAGCCGACCCGGACCGCGGCCCCGGACTTCGCCGGCACCGGCCGGGTGGAGACCTGGACCACGCCGGTCGGGCGCGACGGCACCCCGGAGAAGGTGTTCGCCACGGTGGACACCGGTGACGGACGCCGGGCCATCGCGGTCGTCCACGACCCCGCCCAGGCCGCCGCCTCGACCACCGAGGACCTCGCCGGCGCCGCCATCGAGGTGCGTCCGGACGGGACCGCCGAGCTGGGCTAGCCGCCGGGTCGGCCGGACCGGCGAAATCGGTGCCGCAACCGCGGCGACGCTCCTATTCTCGAGTGCGGCACGGATCGGGGGTGTTATGCGGATATTGCTCACCGGCGCGGGCAGCGGGCTCGGCCGGGCCGCCGCGCGGCACCTGATCGCCGCCGGTCACGACGTCACCGGGATCTCCGAGGCCGGCCATCCGATGCTGGACGCGCGGGTCCGGCTGCACCGTGGTCCGCTGACCGGGCCGGTGCTGCAGGATCTCGCCGATGAGGCCGACGCCATCGTGCACCTGGCTCCGGTCGAGCCGGGGGAGCCCGACGCCGCGGGGCCCTCCGGCGTGCTGGCGGTCAGTGACGCCGCCGGGCGGTCCGGCTCCCGACTGCTGTTCGTGGTGCCTGCCGCCGGCGACCCGGACATCTACCGCTACCCGGAGCAGTTGGTGACCTCGAGCTGGGCCCCGAGCCTGGTCATCCGGGTCGCGCCGCTGCTGGGCCGGGAACCGATCCCGATGGTGGCCCGCACGGTGCACACGCTGCGCCGCCGCGGCGGGCCCGAGTCGATGCGGCTGCTGCACGTCGACGACCTGCTGCGATTCCTGTCCCGCGCGGTCGGCTCGCACCGCACCGGAACCGTCGACCTGGCCATCGCCGAACCGGTTTCGGTGGCCGCGGCCCGGCGCTGGTTGGCCGGCGCCAGCCTTCCGCTGCGTCGCCGAAGCCCCTGGACGGACCCCGATCCCGGCTACAAACTCCTTCCGCTGCAACGTGATTGGGAGTTCAGCTGCGGGTGGACCGGGCTGGCGGCGGTGATCGACACCGCCCGCGGCTGCGGGCGGCGGCTGCACCCGGGCGGCGCGGCACCGCCGCGGATCACCGTCGAGGTCCCCGGCACCGACCTGATCGACGCCGCGCCGATCGGCCAGGCCGGCGAACTCGACGACCGCATCGATGCGCGGTTCCCGGTCTTCGTCGCGCCCCCCGCGGCCGGCCCGGACGACCGACCCGCCGGGCCGCTGTCGCCGCTGTCGCTGGACCTGCACGCCGGCGGGCTGGGGTGCGCCCAGCGCGCGGTGGCCGCGGCACTGGGACTGCCCGCCGGGCTCGGTGAGGAATGGACCCACCGGGCCACCGCGGTGTTCGGGCACCGGTTCTACGCCGGCCAGTCGGTCGCGACCGCGGTCGGCGAACTGGGTGTGCACCGCGCCGCGACGCACCCCCGACTGCTGACGCTGGCCGGGCGCTACGGCGCCGAATGCGACGCGCTGACCCTGGACGTGGCCACCGACGCCGGAATCGACACCGCGGTCGGCGAGCTGTCCGACGCCGCGCTGAGCGTGCGGATCCGGTTGCTGGGCAACCGGATTCGGCAGGGCTGGACGACGACGACGCTCGGGCTGCTGATCGAGGACACCCTCGGCCCGGTCGCCGAGCGCCGGGCCCCGCTGGCCTGGAGCCTGCGGCTGGCCGGCGCGGCGATGCGACTGGACCTGGCCGGGCTGCCGGACGCGCCCGCGGGCACCCTGGAAACCCCGGGCGCCGGGCAGCCGCCGGCGCTGACCCGGCGACTGCTGGACACCGCGCGGGCCGGCCGGGAGAAATGCTGGCAGCTGACGCTGGCCGACCTGACCCGGCTGGCCGCGGCGGTGACCGAGGCCGGCCGGCGGATGGCGGCCGTGCGCGCGCTGGCCGCAGCCGCCGACGTGCACCTGCTGACCTGCGAGGAAATCGCCGTGGGCCCGCTGGACTCCCGGCTGCGGGTCAAACGCCGGCGCGCCGACGCCGACCGGCTGGCCGCGATCGCCATGCCGGCGCTGATCGACGGCCAGTGGGGTCCGGGGGCGCAGCGCGACGCCGGCTGAACCGCTCGGCTCACCGGGTCCTCAGGCCGGCTCCAGGATCAGCCAGCCGGGCGC contains:
- a CDS encoding acetyl-CoA acetyltransferase, with the translated sequence MTLDPRTPVLVGYGQINQHDDPATAPGEPVELMARAARRAADDAVLAAVDTVAVVNLLSWKYRDPGLLLAEKIGARPARTGYTGVGGNMPQTLVNRACRDILAGRAEVVLLAGGETWRTNKRLKATGAEPPWTVQDEAVPQAEVVAEGAELAGPAQLRVHLLLPSHVYPLFEQAIRVTAGTAPEQHRARLGGLWQRFNAVAQHNPHAWNRRAVGAEEIWRDGPDNRMISWPYTKLMNSNNMVDQGAALVLTSVRRAGELGIPRDTWVFPWSGTDAHDTYDIAERAAFDRSPAIRIAGERALALAGLGVDDIDLVDVYSCFPSAVQIAAAELGLAVDDDARPLTVTGGLTFAGGPWNNYVMHSIATMAERLAAGAGARGLITANGGYLTKHAFGVYGTEPPPDGFRWADVQDEVDREPTRTAAPDFAGTGRVETWTTPVGRDGTPEKVFATVDTGDGRRAIAVVHDPAQAAASTTEDLAGAAIEVRPDGTAELG
- a CDS encoding GlsB/YeaQ/YmgE family stress response membrane protein → MIWDIVLLILLGLICGGIARLIVPGKESFGWIVTALLGIAGGYVGGTLGSLVFAPHQFDFRPPIEHSFIGGVIGAVILLWVYKKVATR
- a CDS encoding CPBP family intramembrane glutamic endopeptidase, with product MSDGAPAPHPSFHHPLASALTALQHAHIYVDIAVVVVVLALTNLIAHFTTPWANIVTVPAAAVGLLMLVRSRGLGWSELGLGRDSWRSGILYGLGAFALVATVVAIGALLPWTRPMFLNDHYATLSGALIASMLIIPLQTVIPEELAFRGVLHGALARAWGFRGVLAVGSLLFGFWHIASSLGLTAGNIGFSRILGGGLFGVLAGIVGAVIATAAAGFVFTWLRRRSGSLLAPIALHWSLNGIGALAAALVWHASS
- a CDS encoding Acg family FMN-binding oxidoreductase, whose amino-acid sequence is MTLELPDEDTVHAALSLAVRAPSIHNSQPWRWRVGAESVQLYADSERHLPHTDPTRHDLLLSCGIALQHLTVGLAALGWQTHVHRLPNPSDPDHLASVEICGRGGSEQDIALAAAIPRRRTDRRIYSSWPVPGGDIALMASRAARHGVSLRRVKSAQVSHALTVAARRRTDDADYLAELAQWSGRAGFESGVPSRNIPPVDDAAVFPARIFANPGLAQPAGANTRADAGLAVALGTVADDPLTVLRAGEATGVVLLTATALGLASCPLTDPLELPDTREMVRQTVLGGDSYPQMLLRIGWAPINADPLPASPRRPLSEVVERLDGAPIC
- a CDS encoding zinc-binding alcohol dehydrogenase family protein, encoding MNAWQVVRPGPMRTHPLERRRVPVPRPGPGELLVAVRACGVCRTDLHVGEGDLPVHRQNVIPGHEVVGEVLDCGPGAAGEFAVGDRVGIAWLRHTCGTCRYCRRGAENLCPDSRYTGWDADGGYADYTTVPAAFAHPLPAGYTDAELAPLLCAGIIGYRALARAELPEGGRLGLYGFGGSAHLTAQVALARGAEVHVMTRGAAARELALGLGVTSVQGSADRPPVPLDAAILFAPVGELVLPAAEALDRGGTLSIAGIHLSDIPALNYQRHLFQERQIRSVTSNTRADARAFLRFAGEHRMQVSTPEYPMSRADEALTDLAAGRIAGAAVLINAAASSGLASSGLASSG